A region of Necator americanus strain Aroian chromosome I, whole genome shotgun sequence DNA encodes the following proteins:
- a CDS encoding hypothetical protein (NECATOR_CHRI.G4079.T1): MWQDESDDSSSHAGGSGEGEDVKDKTVYATAADSQHEETRDGSSAAEHDSDYEDQEEDRDDSDEDNDHAPESSSSSSSASSASDVPRRRPKGRLDEKTRKLLEDSNYLRRSTRSKLVDRKKKGSSPSEEEEESDIPSEQSSSDDESYKRNSRRGAVSQKSKGSHGRAAKTARSAVDYTEKGSDEDLDENDVLEWEEDKKSPSSATANAETIERVIKSRMGAQGATGSATTCYNVAEKGDPNSPTAAILEQQFLIKWVGWSHLHNTWESEASIAAMGANGIKKIQNFLKKQKEMEEWKRTADKEYIEFYECEQVMNEELCEEYKKVERIVAHQVSRDRNSEGVEATEYYVKWCGLSYSDCTWEDARLLPQEQIQAYHRRIENYKAPSKNAVVLRKRPKFTKIEDMPSFLQVDGREQTLRDYQLEGLNWMLHAWCKHNSCILADEMGLGKTIQSIAFLAALYHRYDLYGPFLVVVPLSTMAAWQKEFAQWAPNLNLVTYMGDTSSREQIRQFEWYVAGTKKIKVNAVLTTYEILLKDKPFLGSFHWAALAVDEAHRLKNDESLLYISLSSFNCDHRLLITGTPLQNSLKELWALLHFIMPEKFDSWPDFESGHSDRDHKGIAALHRKLEPYLLRRVKKDVEKSLPPKLEQILRVDMTAQQKQYYKWILTKNYRELSKGVKGSINGFVNLVMELKKCCNHTSLVRQYDHFENDPQARLQQLLKSSGKLILLDKLLCRLKDTGHRVLIFSQMVMMLDILQEYLQLRRFPAQRLDGSMRADLRKQALDHYNAEGSTDFAFLLSTRAGGLGINLATADTVIIFDSDWNPQNDLQAMSRAHRIGQTRQVNIYRLVTRNSMEEEIVERAKRKLVLDHLVIQRMDTTGRTVLSKTSGTGARSIPFDKKELNDILKFGAADLFKEGEGEEQEPEVDIDRILSVAETRDADETQESGNELLNSFKYANFSINEEQDVAAAAQHQVSSSKDKENEGTGADWDEIIPEAERQKLEEEERRKMAADLELAPRQRVKVDIEEADDGDASASEGEAENNGRKKRKKAFGDFSGAEIKRFVRSFRKFAKPLQRLEALAQDAELEEHSADELRKLAEALLDGCEKAEEEHELKKNEAKTDGEKTKDRGPSFKFVGVVDVNVRSIRKLHAELEPLHKALSEIESSTDFRPPHKARSQKGWDVEWTSVDDAALLRGVYKYGLGSWEAIKMDPQLGLADKIFLKDKIRKPQPRHVQQRVDYLLKLMDKSTNGMRNQKAAISGTRKRKAPDDDQGRSSVVEEKKRREKEHSSNHKHHHHHHITPTKSSTTTRDKTLADQLALVLIEKSIYGQALEDTGDRPFSECVKMMRPVQKYIKKLTEACSEKEAAKYLMRLGDNCRDQLDEMLKRKPKTNVRKWYNYMWIFLSKFVSQEPMEMLQKYRELCAANHRHKHRDHNNVQKDRSPTKHDPEKGKERDKKEHHKKKHHKHDKEHREHRTHRPHDGHKDRVFREEPPTEYRSPLQDEYRSSPLVRPPLLSATPR, encoded by the exons ATGTGGCAAGACGAATCAGACGATTCGTCCTCACATGCAGGCGGAAGTGGAGAAGGTGAAGATGTTAAAGACAAGACCGTGTACGCCACGGCGGCAGATTCGCAACATGAGGAGACAAGGGATGGTTCAAGCGCAGCCGAGCACGACAGCGACTACGAAGACCAGGAAGAAG ACAGAGATGATAGCGACGAAGATAACGACCATGCTCCAgaaagtagtagtagtagtagttctGCATCTAGCGCGAGCGATGTCCCAAGGAGGCGACCGAAAGGCCGATTGGATGAAAAGACTCGCAAG CTCTTAGAAGATAGCAATTATCTAAGGCGATCAACGCGCTCGAAACTCGTTgaccgaaagaaaaaaggtagcAGTCCATCAGag gaagaagaggaatCTGATATCCCAAGCGAGCAAAGCTCCTCTGATGACGAGAGTTATAAGCGAAATAGTAGAAGAGGTGCAGTTTCCCAGAAATCCAAGGGATCACATGGACGTGCTGCGAAAACGGCTCGCTCTGCTGTTGATTACACGGAAAAAGGATCCGATGAAGAT CTTGATGAAAATGATGTTCTTGAATGGGAAGAGGATAAGAAGTCGCCTTCTTCGGCCACTGCGAATGCGGAAACTATCGAAAGA GTGATAAAGTCAAGAATGGGTGCCCAAGGAGCAACTGGATCTGCAACGACATGCTATAACGTAGCGGAAAAGGGCGACCCAAATAGTCCTACCGCTGCTATTCTCGAACAACAGTTTTTAATAAA ATGGGTAGGCTGGAGCCATCTACACAACACTTGGGAATCTGAAGCGTCGATTGCTGCGATGGGCgcaaatggaataaaaaagatccagaattttctgaaaaagcagaaagaaatggaggagTG GAAACGTACAGCAGATAAAGAGTACATTGAGTTCTATGAGTGCGAACAAGTGATGAATGAAGAACTATGTGAAGAgtataaaaaagtagaacgTATAGTCGCTCACCAG GTGTCTCGTGACCGTAATTCAGAAGGAGTGGAAGCTACTGAGTATTATGTGAAGTGGTGCGGACTATCTTATTCTGACTGCACTTGGGAGGACGCTCGTCTCTTACCTCAGGAACAGATCCAAGCCTACCATCGAAGGATCGAGAATTATAAAGCTCCTAGCAAGAACGCTGTG GTATTACGGAAAAGGCCTAAATTCACAAAAATCGAGGACATGCCATCCTTTCTTCAAGTGGATGGTAGAGAACAAACTCTCCGAGACTATCAACTAGAAGGTCTGAACTGGATGCTACATGCGTGGTGCAAGCATAATTCTTG CATTCTCGCGGATGAAATGGGTCTTGGAAAGACGATCCAGTCTATAGCATTTCTGGCAGCGTTGTATCATAGGTATGATCTGTACGGGCCGTTCCTCGTCGTCGTGCCGTTGTCTACAATGGCTGCATGGCAGAAAGAATTTGCTCAATGGGCGCCAAATCTAAACCTTGTGACCTATATGGGCGACACTAGCTCTCGTGAGCAG ATTCGTCAGTTCGAATGGTACGTAGCAGGCACgaagaaaatcaaagtcaATGCTGTCCTCACCACGTATGAAATTTTACTTAAAGATAAG CCATTCTTGGGCAGCTTCCATTGGGCAGCACTGGCAGTCGATGAGGCACATCGTTTGAAAAATGACGAATCTCTTCTGTACatttctctctcttcttttaaTTGCGATCATCGGCTTCTCATTACTGGAACACCACTGCAGAACTCTTTGAAGGAATTATGGGCTTTACTACACTTTATAATGCCAGAAAA atTCGATAGCTGGCCAGACTTCGAGAGTGGACACAGTGACCGAGACCATAAGGGAATCGCTGCTCTACACCGAAAGTTAGAACCATATCTGTTAAGGCGCGTGAAGAAAGATGTGGAGAAAAGCTTACCTCCTAAG TTGGAACAAATTTTGCGTGTGGACATGACAGCCCAGCAAAAACAGTACTACAAGTGGATTCTGACGAAGAATTATCGTGAACTGTCGAAAGGCGTTAAAg GATCTATTAATGGTTTCGTAAACCTTGTCATGGAGTTAAAGAAATGCTGTAATCACACTTCTCTCGTGCGACAATATGACCACTTTGAGAATGATCCACAGGCACGGCTACAG CAACTCCTTAAATCGTCGGGAAAGCTGATCCTATTGGACAAACTGCTCTGTCGTCTCAAAGACACAGGGCATCGtgtcttgattttttctcagatGGTGATGATGCTAGACATCTTGCAGGAGTATCTTCAACTGCGCCGTTTTCCAGCCCAG CGACTCGATGGATCTATGAGAGCAGATCTCCGTAAACAAGCGCTGGACCATTACAATGCCGAGGGATCTACTGACTTTGCCTTCCTGCTTTCAACTCGCGCTGGAGGTCTGGGGATCAACTTGGCTACCGCCGACACG gtTATTATATTTGACTCCGACTGGAATCCACAGAACGATCTTCAAGCGATGAGCAGGGCACATCGAATAGGACAAACTCGCCAG GTAAACATATACCGCCTAGTGACCCGTAACTCCATGGAAGAAGAAATCGTCGAGCGCGCGAAACGTAAACTTGTGTTAGACCATCTTGTTATTCAACGAATGGATACTACTGGAAGAACC GTACTTTCCAAGACGTCCGGAACTGGCGCTCGTTCGATTCCTTTTGACAAGAAAGAACTTAATGATATTCTGAAGTTTGGCGCGGCGGATTTGTTCAAAGAAGGCGAAGGTGAAGAACAGGAGCCAGAAGTCGATATTGATAGAATTCTTAGTGTAGCAGAGACAAGGGATGCTGACGAAACTCAG gAGAGCGGTAATGAACTGCTGAATTCTTTCAAATACGCTAATTTCTCAATTAATGAAGAACAAGACGTAGCAGCTGCTGCTCAACACCAGGTCTCATCTTCGAAGGATAAGGAAAATGAAGGCACAGGTGCTGACTGGGATGAGATCATTCCCGAAGCTGAAAGACAAAAACTCGAAGAAGAAGAGCGACGAAAA atggCAGCAGATTTGGAGTTGGCACCTCGACAACGTGTTAAGGTTGACATTGAGGAAGCAGATGATGGAGATGCATCTGCTTCTGAAGGAGAAGCCGAAAATAATGGtcgcaagaaaagaaaaaaagcgtttgGAGATTTCTCAGGTGCAGAGATCAAAAGATTTGTACGATCGTTCAGAAAGTTTGCGAAACCGTTGCAAAG aCTTGAAGCTCTTGCACAGGATGCGGAGCTGGAGGAACACAGTGCCGATGAGTTGCGAAAGCTTGCAGAAGCACTTCTTGACGGTTGCGAAAAGGCTGAAGAAGAGCACGaattaaagaagaatgaagCGAAG aCGGATGGAGAGAAGACAAAAGATCGAGGGCCATCATTCAAATTTGTGGGAGTGGTGGACGTGAACGTGCGATCCATTCGAAAATTACATGCAGAGTTAGAACCTTTACACAAGGCCCTCTCTGAGATTGAATCAAGTACAGACTTTAGGCCTCCTCATAAAGCGCGCTCTCAGAAG GGGTGGGATGTGGAATGGACGTCCGTAGACGACGCTGCATTGTTACGTGGTGTGTACAAATATGGGCTAGGAAGTTGGGAAGCGATTAAAATGGATCCGCAACTTGGTTTAGCTGACAAAATCTTCCTGAAGGACAAG ATCCGAAAGCCACAGCCACGGCATGTGCAGCAGCGTGTAGATTACCTGCTGAAGTTAATGGACAAGTCCACCAATGGAATGAGAAACCAAAAAGCAGCGATATCAGGAACGCGTAAACGCAAAGCGCCTGACGACGACCAAGGAAGATCTTCCGTAGTCGAAGAAAAG aagcGACGAGAGAAAGAACATTCTTCTAACCATAAACATCATCACCATCATCACATCACTCCAACGAAGTCGTCAACGACCACACGCGATAAAACACTCGCAGATCAACTTGCTTTGGTACTTATCGAGAAATCCATCTATGGGCAGGCCCTTGAGGACACTGGAGATAGGCCTTTTTCTG AATGTGTGAAGATGATGCGGCCGGTTCAAAAATATATCAAGAAATTGACAGAAGCTTGTAGCGAAAAAGAGGCAGCAAAGTACCTAATGAGGTTAGGTGACAACTGTCGTGATCAGTTAGACGAAATGCTCAAGAG GAAACCAAAGACAAATGTACGTAAATGGTATAACTATATGTGGATATTCTTATCGAAGTTTGTCTCCCAAGAACCTATGGAAATGCTGCAGAAGTACCGAGAACTTTGTGCAGCG AATCATCGACATAAACATCGTGATCATAACAACGTTCAAAAGGACCGATCACCCACTAAACACGACCCGGAGAAGGGTAAGGAGCGAGACAAGAAAGAGCATCATAAGAAGAAACATCACAAGCATGATAAAGAACACAGAGAGCATCGAACCCATAGACCTCATGATGGGCACAAg GATCGAGTCTTTCGAGAAGAACCTCCAACAGAGTATCGTAGTCCTCTACAAGACGAGTATCGAAGTTCTCCACTTGTGCGACCTCCCCTCCTTTCCGCTACTCCCCGGTAG
- a CDS encoding hypothetical protein (NECATOR_CHRI.G4082.T1) has protein sequence MSTVEVSPKRHFSDNARLFRSIYSGGRIRKIKEDHKIEGMINEKLHWGWDGCSTREVSTVEVSPKRHFSDTARLLRSIYSGSRIRKIKEDHRIEGMINEKLHWGWDGCSTREMSTVEISPKRHFSDTARLFRSIYSGSRISKIKEDHRIEGVINEKLH, from the coding sequence ATGTCTACGGTTGAAGTATCTCCTAAACGCCACTTCAGCGACAATGCTCGACTATTTCGATCGATATACAGTGGAGGTAGAATCCGTAAAATCAAAGAAGACCATAAAATCGAAGGAATGATCAATGAGAAGCTCCACTGGGGTTGGGATGGCTGCAGCACCAGGGAGGTGTCTACGGTTGAAGTATCTCCTAAACGCCACTTCAGCGACACTGCTCGACTACTTCGATCGATATACAGTGGAAGCAGAATCCGTAAAATCAAAGAAGACCATAGAATCGAAGGAATGATCAATGAGAAGCTCCACTGGGGTTGGGATGGCTGCAGCACCAGGGAGATGTCTACGGTTGAAATATCTCCTAAACGCCACTTCAGCGACACTGCTCGACTATTTCGATCGATATACAGCGGAAGTAGAATCAGTAAAATCAAAGAAGACCATAGAATCGAAGGAGTGATCAATGAGAAGCTTCACTAG
- a CDS encoding hypothetical protein (NECATOR_CHRI.G4079.T2) codes for MWQDESDDSSSHAGGSGEGEDVKDKTVYATAADSQHEETRDGSSAAEHDSDYEDQEEDRDDSDEDNDHAPESSSSSSSASSASDVPRRRPKGRLDEKTRKLLEDSNYLRRSTRSKLVDRKKKGSSPSEEEEESDIPSEQSSSDDESYKRNSRRGAVSQKSKGSHGRAAKTARSAVDYTEKGSDEDLDENDVLEWEEDKKSPSSATANAETIERVIKSRMGAQGATGSATTCYNVAEKGDPNSPTAAILEQQFLIKWVGWSHLHNTWESEASIAAMGANGIKKIQNFLKKQKEMEEWKRTADKEYIEFYECEQVMNEELCEEYKKVERIVAHQVSRDRNSEGVEATEYYVKWCGLSYSDCTWEDARLLPQEQIQAYHRRIENYKAPSKNAVVLRKRPKFTKIEDMPSFLQVDGREQTLRDYQLEGLNWMLHAWCKHNSCILADEMGLGKTIQSIAFLAALYHRYDLYGPFLVVVPLSTMAAWQKEFAQWAPNLNLVTYMGDTSSREQIRQFEWYVAGTKKIKVNAVLTTYEILLKDKPFLGSFHWAALAVDEAHRLKNDESLLYISLSSFNCDHRLLITGTPLQNSLKELWALLHFIMPEKFDSWPDFESGHSDRDHKGIAALHRKLEPYLLRRVKKDVEKSLPPKLEQILRVDMTAQQKQYYKWILTKNYRELSKGVKGSINGFVNLVMELKKCCNHTSLVRQYDHFENDPQARLQQLLKSSGKLILLDKLLCRLKDTGHRVLIFSQMVMMLDILQEYLQLRRFPAQRLDGSMRADLRKQALDHYNAEGSTDFAFLLSTRAGGLGINLATADTVIIFDSDWNPQNDLQAMSRAHRIGQTRQVNIYRLVTRNSMEEEIVERAKRKLVLDHLVIQRMDTTGRTVLSKTSGTGARSIPFDKKELNDILKFGAADLFKEGEGEEQEPEVDIDRILSVAETRDADETQESGNELLNSFKYANFSINEEQDVAAAAQHQVSSSKDKENEGTGADWDEIIPEAERQKLEEEERRKMAADLELAPRQRVKVDIEEADDGDASASEGEAENNGRKKRKKAFGDFSGAEIKRFVRSFRKFAKPLQRLEALAQDAELEEHSADELRKLAEALLDGCEKAEEEHELKKNEAKTDGEKTKDRGPSFKFVGVVDVNVRSIRKLHAEPPHKARSQKGWDVEWTSVDDAALLRGVYKYGLGSWEAIKMDPQLGLADKIFLKDKIRKPQPRHVQQRVDYLLKLMDKSTNGMRNQKAAISGTRKRKAPDDDQGRSSVVEEKKRREKEHSSNHKHHHHHHITPTKSSTTTRDKTLADQLALVLIEKSIYGQALEDTGDRPFSECVKMMRPVQKYIKKLTEACSEKEAAKYLMRLGDNCRDQLDEMLKRKPKTNVRKWYNYMWIFLSKFVSQEPMEMLQKYRELCAANHRHKHRDHNNVQKDRSPTKHDPEKGKERDKKEHHKKKHHKHDKEHREHRTHRPHDGHKDRVFREEPPTEYRSPLQDEYRSSPLVRPPLLSATPR; via the exons ATGTGGCAAGACGAATCAGACGATTCGTCCTCACATGCAGGCGGAAGTGGAGAAGGTGAAGATGTTAAAGACAAGACCGTGTACGCCACGGCGGCAGATTCGCAACATGAGGAGACAAGGGATGGTTCAAGCGCAGCCGAGCACGACAGCGACTACGAAGACCAGGAAGAAG ACAGAGATGATAGCGACGAAGATAACGACCATGCTCCAgaaagtagtagtagtagtagttctGCATCTAGCGCGAGCGATGTCCCAAGGAGGCGACCGAAAGGCCGATTGGATGAAAAGACTCGCAAG CTCTTAGAAGATAGCAATTATCTAAGGCGATCAACGCGCTCGAAACTCGTTgaccgaaagaaaaaaggtagcAGTCCATCAGag gaagaagaggaatCTGATATCCCAAGCGAGCAAAGCTCCTCTGATGACGAGAGTTATAAGCGAAATAGTAGAAGAGGTGCAGTTTCCCAGAAATCCAAGGGATCACATGGACGTGCTGCGAAAACGGCTCGCTCTGCTGTTGATTACACGGAAAAAGGATCCGATGAAGAT CTTGATGAAAATGATGTTCTTGAATGGGAAGAGGATAAGAAGTCGCCTTCTTCGGCCACTGCGAATGCGGAAACTATCGAAAGA GTGATAAAGTCAAGAATGGGTGCCCAAGGAGCAACTGGATCTGCAACGACATGCTATAACGTAGCGGAAAAGGGCGACCCAAATAGTCCTACCGCTGCTATTCTCGAACAACAGTTTTTAATAAA ATGGGTAGGCTGGAGCCATCTACACAACACTTGGGAATCTGAAGCGTCGATTGCTGCGATGGGCgcaaatggaataaaaaagatccagaattttctgaaaaagcagaaagaaatggaggagTG GAAACGTACAGCAGATAAAGAGTACATTGAGTTCTATGAGTGCGAACAAGTGATGAATGAAGAACTATGTGAAGAgtataaaaaagtagaacgTATAGTCGCTCACCAG GTGTCTCGTGACCGTAATTCAGAAGGAGTGGAAGCTACTGAGTATTATGTGAAGTGGTGCGGACTATCTTATTCTGACTGCACTTGGGAGGACGCTCGTCTCTTACCTCAGGAACAGATCCAAGCCTACCATCGAAGGATCGAGAATTATAAAGCTCCTAGCAAGAACGCTGTG GTATTACGGAAAAGGCCTAAATTCACAAAAATCGAGGACATGCCATCCTTTCTTCAAGTGGATGGTAGAGAACAAACTCTCCGAGACTATCAACTAGAAGGTCTGAACTGGATGCTACATGCGTGGTGCAAGCATAATTCTTG CATTCTCGCGGATGAAATGGGTCTTGGAAAGACGATCCAGTCTATAGCATTTCTGGCAGCGTTGTATCATAGGTATGATCTGTACGGGCCGTTCCTCGTCGTCGTGCCGTTGTCTACAATGGCTGCATGGCAGAAAGAATTTGCTCAATGGGCGCCAAATCTAAACCTTGTGACCTATATGGGCGACACTAGCTCTCGTGAGCAG ATTCGTCAGTTCGAATGGTACGTAGCAGGCACgaagaaaatcaaagtcaATGCTGTCCTCACCACGTATGAAATTTTACTTAAAGATAAG CCATTCTTGGGCAGCTTCCATTGGGCAGCACTGGCAGTCGATGAGGCACATCGTTTGAAAAATGACGAATCTCTTCTGTACatttctctctcttcttttaaTTGCGATCATCGGCTTCTCATTACTGGAACACCACTGCAGAACTCTTTGAAGGAATTATGGGCTTTACTACACTTTATAATGCCAGAAAA atTCGATAGCTGGCCAGACTTCGAGAGTGGACACAGTGACCGAGACCATAAGGGAATCGCTGCTCTACACCGAAAGTTAGAACCATATCTGTTAAGGCGCGTGAAGAAAGATGTGGAGAAAAGCTTACCTCCTAAG TTGGAACAAATTTTGCGTGTGGACATGACAGCCCAGCAAAAACAGTACTACAAGTGGATTCTGACGAAGAATTATCGTGAACTGTCGAAAGGCGTTAAAg GATCTATTAATGGTTTCGTAAACCTTGTCATGGAGTTAAAGAAATGCTGTAATCACACTTCTCTCGTGCGACAATATGACCACTTTGAGAATGATCCACAGGCACGGCTACAG CAACTCCTTAAATCGTCGGGAAAGCTGATCCTATTGGACAAACTGCTCTGTCGTCTCAAAGACACAGGGCATCGtgtcttgattttttctcagatGGTGATGATGCTAGACATCTTGCAGGAGTATCTTCAACTGCGCCGTTTTCCAGCCCAG CGACTCGATGGATCTATGAGAGCAGATCTCCGTAAACAAGCGCTGGACCATTACAATGCCGAGGGATCTACTGACTTTGCCTTCCTGCTTTCAACTCGCGCTGGAGGTCTGGGGATCAACTTGGCTACCGCCGACACG gtTATTATATTTGACTCCGACTGGAATCCACAGAACGATCTTCAAGCGATGAGCAGGGCACATCGAATAGGACAAACTCGCCAG GTAAACATATACCGCCTAGTGACCCGTAACTCCATGGAAGAAGAAATCGTCGAGCGCGCGAAACGTAAACTTGTGTTAGACCATCTTGTTATTCAACGAATGGATACTACTGGAAGAACC GTACTTTCCAAGACGTCCGGAACTGGCGCTCGTTCGATTCCTTTTGACAAGAAAGAACTTAATGATATTCTGAAGTTTGGCGCGGCGGATTTGTTCAAAGAAGGCGAAGGTGAAGAACAGGAGCCAGAAGTCGATATTGATAGAATTCTTAGTGTAGCAGAGACAAGGGATGCTGACGAAACTCAG gAGAGCGGTAATGAACTGCTGAATTCTTTCAAATACGCTAATTTCTCAATTAATGAAGAACAAGACGTAGCAGCTGCTGCTCAACACCAGGTCTCATCTTCGAAGGATAAGGAAAATGAAGGCACAGGTGCTGACTGGGATGAGATCATTCCCGAAGCTGAAAGACAAAAACTCGAAGAAGAAGAGCGACGAAAA atggCAGCAGATTTGGAGTTGGCACCTCGACAACGTGTTAAGGTTGACATTGAGGAAGCAGATGATGGAGATGCATCTGCTTCTGAAGGAGAAGCCGAAAATAATGGtcgcaagaaaagaaaaaaagcgtttgGAGATTTCTCAGGTGCAGAGATCAAAAGATTTGTACGATCGTTCAGAAAGTTTGCGAAACCGTTGCAAAG aCTTGAAGCTCTTGCACAGGATGCGGAGCTGGAGGAACACAGTGCCGATGAGTTGCGAAAGCTTGCAGAAGCACTTCTTGACGGTTGCGAAAAGGCTGAAGAAGAGCACGaattaaagaagaatgaagCGAAG aCGGATGGAGAGAAGACAAAAGATCGAGGGCCATCATTCAAATTTGTGGGAGTGGTGGACGTGAACGTGCGATCCATTCGAAAATTACATGCAGA GCCTCCTCATAAAGCGCGCTCTCAGAAG GGGTGGGATGTGGAATGGACGTCCGTAGACGACGCTGCATTGTTACGTGGTGTGTACAAATATGGGCTAGGAAGTTGGGAAGCGATTAAAATGGATCCGCAACTTGGTTTAGCTGACAAAATCTTCCTGAAGGACAAG ATCCGAAAGCCACAGCCACGGCATGTGCAGCAGCGTGTAGATTACCTGCTGAAGTTAATGGACAAGTCCACCAATGGAATGAGAAACCAAAAAGCAGCGATATCAGGAACGCGTAAACGCAAAGCGCCTGACGACGACCAAGGAAGATCTTCCGTAGTCGAAGAAAAG aagcGACGAGAGAAAGAACATTCTTCTAACCATAAACATCATCACCATCATCACATCACTCCAACGAAGTCGTCAACGACCACACGCGATAAAACACTCGCAGATCAACTTGCTTTGGTACTTATCGAGAAATCCATCTATGGGCAGGCCCTTGAGGACACTGGAGATAGGCCTTTTTCTG AATGTGTGAAGATGATGCGGCCGGTTCAAAAATATATCAAGAAATTGACAGAAGCTTGTAGCGAAAAAGAGGCAGCAAAGTACCTAATGAGGTTAGGTGACAACTGTCGTGATCAGTTAGACGAAATGCTCAAGAG GAAACCAAAGACAAATGTACGTAAATGGTATAACTATATGTGGATATTCTTATCGAAGTTTGTCTCCCAAGAACCTATGGAAATGCTGCAGAAGTACCGAGAACTTTGTGCAGCG AATCATCGACATAAACATCGTGATCATAACAACGTTCAAAAGGACCGATCACCCACTAAACACGACCCGGAGAAGGGTAAGGAGCGAGACAAGAAAGAGCATCATAAGAAGAAACATCACAAGCATGATAAAGAACACAGAGAGCATCGAACCCATAGACCTCATGATGGGCACAAg GATCGAGTCTTTCGAGAAGAACCTCCAACAGAGTATCGTAGTCCTCTACAAGACGAGTATCGAAGTTCTCCACTTGTGCGACCTCCCCTCCTTTCCGCTACTCCCCGGTAG
- a CDS encoding hypothetical protein (NECATOR_CHRI.G4081.T1), with product MSTVEVSPKRHFSDTARLFRSIYSGGRIRKIKEDHKIEGMINEKLHWGWDGCSTREMSTVEISPKRHFSDNARLFRSIYSGSRIRKIKEDHRIEGMINEKLHWGWDGCSTREVSTVEVSPKRHFSDTARLFRSIYSGSRIRKIKEDHRIEGMINEKLH from the coding sequence ATGTCTACGGTTGAAGTATCTCCTAAACGCCACTTCAGCGACACTGCTCGACTATTTCGATCGATATACAGTGGAGGTAGAATCCGTAAAATCAAAGAAGACCATAAAATCGAAGGAATGATCAATGAGAAGCTCCACTGGGGTTGGGATGGCTGCAGCACCAGGGAGATGTCTACGGTTGAAATATCTCCTAAACGCCACTTCAGCGACAATGCTCGACTATTTCGATCGATATACAGTGGAAGCAGAATCCGTAAAATCAAAGAAGACCATAGAATCGAAGGAATGATCAATGAGAAGCTCCACTGGGGTTGGGATGGCTGCAGCACCAGGGAGGTGTCTACGGTTGAAGTATCTCCTAAACGCCACTTCAGCGACACTGCTCGACTATTTCGATCGATATACAGTGGAAGCAGAATCCGTAAAATCAAAGAAGACCATAGAATCGAAGGAATGATCAATGAGAAGCTCCACTAG
- a CDS encoding hypothetical protein (NECATOR_CHRI.G4080.T1) — MINEKLHWGWDGCSTREVSTVEVSPKRHFSDTARLFRSIYSGGRIRKIKEDHKIEGMINEKLHWGWDGCSTREMSTVEISPKRHFSDTARLFRSIYSGGRIRKIKEDHKIEGMINEKLH, encoded by the coding sequence ATGATCAATGAGAAGCTCCACTGGGGTTGGGATGGCTGCAGCACCAGGGAGGTGTCTACGGTTGAAGTATCTCCTAAACGCCACTTCAGCGACACTGCTCGACTATTTCGATCGATATACAGTGGAGGTAGAATCCGTAAAATCAAAGAAGACCATAAAATCGAAGGAATGATCAATGAGAAGCTCCACTGGGGTTGGGATGGCTGCAGCACCAGGGAGATGTCTACGGTTGAAATATCTCCTAAACGCCACTTCAGCGACACTGCTCGACTATTTCGATCGATATACAGTGGAGGTAGAATCCGTAAAATCAAAGAAGACCATAAAATCGAAGGAATGATCAATGAGAAGCTCCACTAG